Within Actinobaculum sp. 313, the genomic segment GCTGAGATCGATGGCGCACAGGTTGTCTGGGCTCGTATCGAGCCTCTATCGGCCACCCCGGATCGACCGGCGCCCTGTCACGTCGTTGCGCAGGGCCTGGAGCGGGGAAGCTATAAACGGGTCGGAGATGCGGATAAGCACCTAACCACGTACGAGGTGCACCTCCTGAGGACTCGACACGTAAATGATCATGCCGATCGCACGCCTGTCGACGGGCACACCTTCAACGATCTCGATCCGGATCTGGTAAGCCGCACAATAGAAAGGGTACAGGCAAGCGGCTCGCGTGCACTCGCAGGAGTCGCTCCGGATGATCACGTATCTGCGCTGCAGCGGCTCAATGCGCTTACCGACGACGGTACTCCTACCTTGGCCGGCTACCTGGCCCTCGGCATATACCCACAGCAGGAGTATCCCCAGCTCACGATCGACGTCGCCGTTCACCCTGGTATAGCCAAGTCCCAGGACCCCACCGTCAGATTCCTGGACCGTCGCAACTGCGATGGCCCACTGCCGCAGGCGATTGACGATGCCGTCCACACAGTTGTGCGGAACCTGCGCACGCGTCGAATCGTGGAGGGAACTCGAGGCACTGATGTTCCCGAAATCCCGGAGGACGTCCTACGAGAGGCCATCGCTAATGCGGCCATGCACCGCGACTACTCTCACTTTGTCACTGGGCAACAGGTTGCTGTCAACGTGTACGCAGACCGCGTTGAGGTCATCAACCCTGGTGGGTTCTGGGGTGATCGCACCAAGGAGAACGTCACCGATGGTCACTCCGCGTCCCGGAACGGGGACTTGGCCCGCCTGCTCACAGTGGTACCAATGCCCGGCAACCGTTCCACGGTATGCGAGAACCAGGGGTCAGGAGTCATACGCATGGTCAATGAGATGCGTGCTCACGGACTTCCCACTCCTGACTACAGCGCGTCAACGATTGACCATGTTGTCGTCCGTCTTGATCGCTTCGGTCTCATGGATCCGGAGACAGAGGAATGGCTGAGGACGCTGCCCGGGCACTCCGACTTCTCCCGCGACCATGACGCTGCGCTCGCTCTGGCTAGGCGTAACGGCTCCGTGAGCGTGGTAGACCTGCGTGACAACCTGGGACTTGACTCTGACGACTGCCGTTCTGTTTTCGCGCAGCTCGTGGCCGACGGCCTGCTAATAGGGATGAACGACGGTCCGTACACGCTTGCCGATCAGAGCCGTAATGTGGAGGCGACAGGAACGCAATTGGCGGTCCTGGCGGTCCTGAGCGAAGACGAGGCTCTATCCATTCGAGATATAGCAAAGGCTACCGGTAAAACACTCACAGCACTTCGGCCGGTACTGCGGGAACTTGTCGAATCGGGCCTGGTGGTTGCAACGGCTCCACCGACGAGTCGCAGCCGTAAGTACCTTCTCGCCACTTCCTGAGAACTGTTGACAACGTATTTCTGCTGGTGGATACCGCGACCGGGGAGCGCTCCGAGCTGCCGGTCTCCGGATTGTTCGTCGCCATCGGTCACCAACCACGTTCCGGTATTGTGGCAGGCCAAGTGGAGCTGGACGACGCCGGATACATCGTGGTCGAAGAACCATCAACACGGACCAACCTGCCCGGCGTTTTCGCCTGCGGTGACGTGGTCGACCATACCTACCGGCAGGCAATTACCGCCGCGGGCTCCGGCTGCCGCGCAGCTCTGGATGCCCAAGCGTACCTGGAGAATCTGGCCGGGTAGCCGGAGTTAGGCGCGCTCGGCTGAACGGCGGCGCGGTCGGTTCTTGTCAGTCGGACGGTTCTTGTCAGTCGGACGGTTCTTGTCAGTCGGTCGGTTCTTGTCAGTCGGTCAGTCGAGGTCGAGCCACCAACTTCTCGGGAGGGCCCCGAGCACATCGCCCCAAGCTAGACGCGGCTATACCCGATTATGCAGGTTGGCAGCTGTTCAAGCTCCGTGCTTCCTCCCGCCGGTGGATTCGCGCACCACCAATTCGGGCTCAAAAGCCCCGCACTGACCGTCGTTTCTCTTAAACGTGTGCAGTGTGTTTGTTGCGGTACGTCCGGTGTTCATCACTGGCTCACTTGTGTTGTGTCCGTTCGAGGCGTCGGGGCGTAGATTGTGGCAAGAGCGAGAACGACGATCATCGCGGCAAGCCATCGGATTGCGTTGGCGAGTCCGATACTGTCCCACAGCCACCCGAGGAGCGTGTTGGCTACTAGTGCGGCGACTAATCCGATTGATGCGATGGTCGAATACTGCGTGTTTCGCTGACTGTCCGTGAAGGAGAGTTGCTGCCACGCACCCGATGCGGTTAACGTCAGCCCGAGGCCGAATTCTGCAAACAAGTAGCCGACGAGGGGGACGGTGACACTACCCGCGGCGAGTCCGCCAGCGATCAGCCCCAGCCCCACAATGGTCTGATTCTTTGGCGAGATCGCAAGGGGCTTGGGCAACCAGGAGCCGAGTGCGGCAGCAGCTGTGAGGCCGATGAGTATCAAGCCGTTGAGTCGAACATCGCCTTGTGGGCTGAGGACTGGTTGCCATGTCACTACTATGACCGTCATTCCTAGACTGCTTGCAGCGCTGGCCAAAACAAGCGGGCGTACAATCGGGCTCAGCACCCACCCGAATGATTCTTTGAGGCTTGACCACACGGTTTGGGGTGACTTGGCCGTGGATTCTCGAAACGCGATGTGGGCGATGCATGCCAGCGTCAGTAATACGCACCCCGCGGCAAACACGATGCTCTTCGTGTCCAAGACAGTTCCGACGACGTAGACCGTTGCCGCTCCAAGGGCAGAGCACAACCAGTGTGCCGTCTGCGTCCAACGCATGAGCGTCTGGATGAGCCGTTCTCGCTGGTCCTGCGCGGTGCGGTTGATCACCAAGGGCGCTATGGTGCCGGACTGGAGCGCCATCCCACAGGTCCACAGAATGAGTGCGGCTAAGGTCACGATGTGAGACGTGGCAGTTGCCAGCAGGATCAAAGAGGATCCCCATACTACGAGGCCTATGCTGAGCAACCGCCTGTGTCCGTATCGGTCTGCCAATGCCCCGCTGGGAGCCTCGAGCACGATGGACAAACCGGTGCTGACCGCGAACATTGTCCCGAGTAGGCTTGGGGAAATCGCTCGTCCAAGCAGCAGCGTGACATAAACCGCACCGAAGAGGAAGTCGGCGAAAGCGACCGCTCCGGACAGCCCGGCGGCAATGTACAACGCTTTCGGTGAACGCGAGTAGAAGGTGCTCGAGTCTGCCATGAGATGAACTCCAAGGTAAAAGGGCTCTTGCCAGGATGCTATGTGGAGTGAGTCATGTGTGCAAGGGGAATTCCGGTTAATCCGAAGTGTCCTGGGTTCTGTTCCTATCTGTTTTTGAGGGGATGGGAATATGCCCAGGAAGTACTTGCCGAGGTTTCGGGAGTGTGCGGCCCTTTAGGCACGTGAAGGAAATGGAATACCGCGTAGGACAAGCATCATGCCCACAAGGAAGACGGTACCAGCGGCTAGGGCCAGAACCGTTCCGACGTTCTTCTTGTCAGGCCGTATCACGGAGAACAGCCGCTTCGTCAATCCGGCGGCAAGGCACGGACCGCCAAGGGTGAAGGCCAACCCGATCGCCGCTGCGGGCTCACCATAGACAACAATAAATGCCACGTACTCCAGAATCATAAAGACTAGGGCGTAGCCGATGATCGCTCTTGACTGCAGAACGTTGCCCACCATATCGAGCACGGTCAGATCGTTAAGAGCCAGGTCCTCTTCACCGACCGTAATCCTCCCGGAGTCCTCGCGCTCCGAACCCTCGGTCTGCCCCGTGCGCTGCGTACCAGTACCACCAGTATCTTCCACGCCACGGTCGCGGCTCGCCGCGTGGCTACGTGCGGTGGCGTCATGCGCCTCGTCCGCGGCGTAATCCCCCTGGCTCGCATCCTTGATCGCCATTGATTCTCACCCCATTTTCAACACCCTATATCCTGCTTGTCTCGACCTGCTTATGATCGAAACATGGGCATCAATCAAGACGTTGGCGCGGGCCAGCAGCCAAACATCGTTCAACATCCAGACGCCATTGAGAGTGTTGACACTAATGAGAGCACGGATTCTGCCCGACACGCAAGCCTTGCCTCAGGTACTTCTCATGCTACCGCCTACACACTGGTCTTCTTCACCGCCGCCTGGTGTGATCCGGCAATTCCCATGCGTGTTATTTTCGATGAGACGTTGCGCGACTTGGCGCGGCTCCGGCCAGCGGCCCAGCTGAGCGGCGTCGTCGTCGATGTTGACGACGAAGAGCACCGGAGGAAAGAGGGCCAGCCTGGAACATCCGCCGTCAGCGATGAACTTCTCGATTCGATCGATATGCTGCCGACGATCATGCTGCTCACCGATGCGGGCGAGCGGGAGCGCTTCGTCGGTCAACTGCCCAAGCTCACGATTCGCGAGCGCCTCCTCGCCATCCTGGATGCGTAACCGGTCTCGGTGTGTAACCAGCCTTCGTGCGTAATCGGCCTCAGTATGTGACCGGCCCGGCGTCTGACCATCCTCATTGTGTAACCGGCCTCCGTGTACAACCGGCCTAGCATCTGACCGTCCCAGTGTGTTAACCATCCTGAATCCGCACGCATCCCGGGCGAATACCCAGCCCGGGGTTCAGAATCGGCCTGAGAGCGCAATCGCTCCGCTTGCTCATCCCCGCCCAGTGCCCCACGACTTGCCTCCATCTGTCCAAATCCCGTCCAAACGACGAGTTCGCGAAAAAGCCATCGCTCGAAATCCGCATGATTCCGCCATTCTTTAAATTGAGACATTCCACTTTTCCATCGTTTGGACGGGATTTTGACACCGAACGTGACACCGAATGCCCCGACAACCGCTCCCACCCTAAGGCCGAATGACCCACACGCCATCCGGCGAGAAACGCGCCACGGCGCGACTTCTGGCACACTTGAGTAGTGGTGTCGCTCCCGAGGGTGCCATCACGCGCGCCGCGATGAAGGCAGCTATGGCGCCACTCCAGTAGTGGTGCTGCTTTCAAAGGCAGCGCAACATAAAGGCAATAGCCGCCACCGCAGGTCTGACAGATCTACGATGAACAGCCACCGGCCCGGACACAGAAAAGGAGTAGGTCATGAGTACCACAGGGCAGACGAACACTCAGAATCACGCTGGGGAAAGTCGCGCTGCCGCAGCAGGCACGCGCCTTGATCCTTGGTACAACGCCTACGCCGACCGTGCCCTGGGCATGAAACAGTCCGAGGTGCGCTCCCTCTTCGCCGTCGCCAACCGGCCCGAAGTTGTTTCCCTCGCCGGCGGAATGCCCAATATCGTCGGATTGCCGCTGGACTTCCTCGCCGATATGTCCGCCCGCATTATCCGCGAGCGCGGCACGAAGCTCCTGCAATACAGCGGCGGGCAGGGTGAAGAAGAACTTCGGGAAATGATTGCCGACGTAATGCGGCCCGACGGCGTGCGCGGCCATCCGGATGACATTACCGTCACTACCGGGTCGCAGCAGGCCCTCGACCTGATCTCAGAGATCTTCCTGAACCCCGGCGACGTCGTCCTGGCGGAGGCGCCGTCGTATGTGGGAGCGCTCGGCACTTTCCGCGCCTATCAGGCCAATATTGTGCACGTCGCCATTGATGAGAACGGGCTTATCCCCGAGGCGCTTGAGGAAACCATGCGTGAACTCGAGGCGCAGGGTAAGCCTATGAAATTCCTCTACGTCATCCCGAATTTCCACAACCCGGCGGGGGTGTGCCTCTCGGCGGAGCGTAGGCCGCAGATCGTGGATATTTGCCGACGCCACCATGTGCTCATCGTGGAGGACAATCCGTACGGCCTGCTTGGATTCGCCGGCGACCCACTTCCCGCGCTGTATAGCTACAATCCCGATGGCGTCGTTTATCTGGGCACCTTCTCCAAAACCTTCGCCCCCGGTTATCGGGTGGGATGGGCGTTGGCGCCCACTGCGGTGACGTCTCGCCTCGTTCTTGCCAATGAAAACGCTGTGCTGTGCCCCTCTACCTTTAGCCAGCTCTCGATTGCCGAGTACTTGCGCACCTACGACTGGTACCAGCAGGTCAAGGAGTACCGGGAGATGTATCATGAGCGCGGGCAAGCCATGCAACGTGCGCTGAGTACGCATCTGCCCATGTGCTCGTGGACGGAACCCGAAGGCGGCTTCTACACCTGGGTGAAGCTCCCCGAAGGTCTTGATGCACAGGCCATGCTGCCTCGCGCGGTGAAGAACTTGGTCGCCTATGTGTCCGGCACGGCGTTCTACGCCAACGGCGAGGGGCATGATCATATGCGCCTCTCCTTCTGCTATCCGACGCCGGAGCAGATTGAGGAAGGCGTTCGGCGCCTCGCCCTTGTCATCGAAGGTGAACGAGAACTGGTCGATATGTTCGGCATTCAAGGCCGACGTGAACAACAGGGCGCGTGAACCATGGTCGCAGAGGATTACCGCCTAGCCGCTGACCCAATGATCAGTTCAGCCATTGCGGCGTGTCCTGGTGTCGCTGCGGTGTCCTCTGCGGTCACATCGAGACGTCCCGCCGCCACGCCGACATGCCCTGCCGCCGCGATTATCTTCACCGGCACTAGGCAATTTCCCACCTCCACGGCTGTCCGCAGCCGCCACGTCCATCTTTCCGGCGAACCTGCAGTTGGCAGGCCGAACGATCCGCACCAACTCAACCAAGGAAGGTTCTTATGACCCAGCCATTGACCGTCGCCATCCTCGCCGGCGGGCTAACCCATGAGCGCGAGGTCTCCATGCATTCTGGGCGCCGTGTGGCCGCCGTACTGCGCGAAGCCGGCGTACAGGTCAAACTGCTCGACGTCGACAGTACACTGCTGCAACGTCTCGAATCGATGTCACCCGATGTTGTCTGGCCACTGGTGCATGGCTCCACCGGCGAGGACGGCTCATTGCAAAACCTCCTCGAGCTGGTTGGTGTTCCATACGTGGGCAGTGACCCGATGGGCTGCCGCCTGGCGTCCGACAAGGCCGTGGCCTCATCCATTCTCGGCAAGGCAGGGCTGCAGGTACCCGACTCGGTGGATATTCCGCAGGCGCTGTTCCGGGACGTGGGTGTTAATCCCATGCTCGATCTGCTTGGAGAGCGTTTCGGATTCCCGTTGGTCGTCAAGCCGTCACCGGGAGGATCTGGACTCGGGGTCACCATCGTCGAGTCTGCCGCGCAGCTTCCGCGAGCCATGGTGGACTGCTTCGCCTACGGGGAGAATGCGCATATCGAACAGTACATCAGCGGCCGGGAAGTGGCCGTGGCCGTGATCGACGTCGCCGATGAGGATACCCATGGGCCGCAGGCGCTGCCCGCCGTCGAGATTGTGACCGACGGTCTGTACGACTACGACGCCCGTTACAACGCGGGCCGCGTGGAGTATTTCGTACCGGCACGTCTTTCCGACGACGACGCCCGGACCGTGGGTGGCGCGGCCGAGACCGTCCATTCGACGCTCGGGTTGCGTGACTATTCACGCACCGACATCATCTTCGATGGTGAGACACCGTGGATCCTCGATGTTAATGTTGCGCCGGGTATGACGGAGACTTCGCTGTTCCCGCAGGCAGTTGCCGCGGCCGCCAAGCAGGAGGGGACCACCGTGGACAGCTTTTACCTCCGCATCCTGGAGACAGCCGCCAAGCGCATTTGATGGTCATGGTTGACGGCCGGGTGTGACGGTCGGGGTGTGACGGTCGACGTTCTGACTTCGCGGGTGTGTTTGATGGTCAGGGGTATTGGCCCGGCGAATTTGGCCATACCACCGCGTAACGGGCCGTACCGTTTAGGGTGTCCGACGCCCCGGTGTAGCCCTGGCACGTCTGACTGCTTGGGTAGATCCCGGTCTAGCTCTGGCGTATCTAACTGCCTAGGGCACCGCAACCCCGCGTGGCGTGGCACTAGCACATCGCGTTGCTTCGCGTATCTAGCGCGCAGCAAAATAACGCCCGGCGGAGACTCTTTGATCGCCCGGCGCATCCAACCGTCGGCACATCTAATCGATTGTGTAGTGCTCCGGCGCGGTTAGTTCAACGCCACTATCTGCCGCACTGTAAGCACCTGGGGCGCCGTCAAGCTCGGCGGCACCCTGGCCGCCTCTCTCCACACCGTCGACGGTGCGAGTATCTTCCACATCCGTGGCATACACGCCTGCGGCCCGTGGCTGCGCACCTGCCGCTCCCGCCTGTGCCCCTGCACCCGCTGCGTCGGTGTCCGCCGCATCGTTAGCCGCCGCATCGCGCGGCAAAACGCCGTCGTCGCCGGGAGCCATCACCACAAGAATTCGGTTGAGGTCCTCAATCGACGCAAACTCAATGCGGATCGTTCCCTTGCGCTGACCCATATCGACCTTGACACGCGTATCAAAGCGATCAGCGAGCCTACTGGAGAGTTCTCCAAGTTCCGGCGCATAACGCTTGGCGCGGCCGCGTGACCGGCTCGGAGTGGCGACGGGCTCATCGCCGAGTGCAACGATCTCCTCGACCTGCCGCACCGACAGGCCTTCCGCCACGATGCGCTGTGCCAACCGCTCCATGGCGGCCGGATCGGCCAATCCGAGGAGTGCTCGCGCGTGTCCGGCTGAGAGTACTTGCGCGGCGACTCGACGTTGCACCAAAGGCGGCAGCTTGAGCAGACGCAGGGTATTAGAGATCTGCGGGCGAGAGCGCGCGATCCGGCGTGACAATTCTTCTTGCGTGCAGTTGAAGTCGTCCAGGAGCTGCTGATATGCGGCGGCCTCTTCCAAGGGGTTGAGCTGCACACGGTGCAGATTCTCCAGCAGCGCGTCGCGGAGCAGGTCTTCATCTGCCGTATCGCGCACAATGGCCGGGACGTTATCGAGCCCGGCGAGCTCGGTGGCGCGCCAACGTCGCTCGCCCATAATCAACTCGTACCGAGCCTGCGGCGCATTCTCGACCGGTTCAATCAAGCGCCGAACGATAATCGGCTGGAGAACGCCTACCTCTTTGATGGAATCGGCCAGTTCGGAAAGCTCATCCTCGTCGAACACCGTACGCGGTTGCCGTGTATTGGGGATGATCTGCTCAACGGGGAGCTCGGCGAATGTCGCGCCAGGCACCGCGACGAGCGCCTCGTTATCGTCTATTGGGGAGGCGTCGGCTGTTGGGGAGCCGCCCTCCGTGAAGGAGGTGTCATCCGTCAAAAAGGCGTCGGCGGTCGAGGGGGTGTCTTCTGCCGGGGAGCCGCCCTCTGTCGAAGAAGCGTAATCGGTCAAGGAGGCGTCATCGATCAAGGAGGAGTCTTCTGCCGAGAAGGCACCGTCGGGCAGGTAGCTGGCAGCGTCGGGTGCGGTGCTGGTGGCTGGGGTTTCCTCGTTCGTTCCTTTGGTCTTTTCGGTTCCAGCAGTCTTTTCGGTTCCAGCAGTCTTTTCGGTTCCAGCAGTCTTTTCGGTTCCAGCAGTCTTTTCGGTTCCAGCAGTCTTTTCGGTTCCAGCAGTCTTTTCGGTTCCGGTGGTCTTTTCGGCCCCGGTGGTCCGCTTGCCTCGGGCAGCCTTCTTGCCCCCGCTGCTCGCCGAAGGGGTGGGCGCCCCACTATCAGAGAGCGTTGCGCCGACATCGGATGTCTCCTCAGTATTCTGCGCCGTTGGGTTGCTCGCCCCGGCCTCGTTACTCTGGGCCGACTTACCGCCACCTACGCCTTCGGCGCGCGGCACACGCGAACCGAAGAAGACATCGATCGGCCGATCCTTATTCTCCTGCTGCTCCTCAGGAATTAATGCTCCAATGCCACGCCCCAGGCCACGCCGTCGTTCCGCCATCGATTTCCTCCTCATTCAGCCCGTTCTGCCAGTTCTTGCGCAGCGGCAAGGTAGGCGATCGCCCCGCTTGATCTGGGTGCGTAGGTAATAACAGTCTCGCCGTAGGAAGGCGACTCAGCGATTCGCACTGATCGCGGAATCTCCGTGTCTAAGGTCTGCGTCGGGAAGAATTCCCGCACATTCGCCGCGACCTCGCTGCTGAGATTCGTACTCTTGGCGTACATGGTCAGCAGAATCGTACTCACTGTGAGATCCGGGTTCGCAGTGGTTCGCGCCGACTCAATTGTGCGCAGCAGTTGCGTAAGTCCTTCCAACGCGTAGTACTCGCATTGCACCGGAATCAGCACCTCGTTCGCGGCCACCAAGGCATTGATCGGCAGTAAAGACATGGAAGGAGGGCAGTCGATCAGCACATAGTCAATGTGTCGGTTGATCTCGTCCAGCGTGAGCAGCGCTTCCTGGATCGCATTACGCAGACGTACTTGCCGGTCAGGCGCGTCGGCGAGCTCCATGTCAATTAATGACAGCTTCAACGACGACGGCGCAACGTACAAGTTAGGTACCTGCTCCACCTGCTGCAAGATCGACACAAGTGAGTGTTCTCCCCGGAGAACCTCGTAAAGAGAGGGGCGTTCCTCGATGTTCGTAAGCCCAAGAGCTGTAGAGGCATTGCTCTGCGGATCATCATCAATAACCAGCACCTGCAGCCCGCCACTCGCCAGCGCGACGGCGAGATTTACCGCCGTCGTCGTCTTTCCGACGCCGCCCTTTTGGTTGGCAACCGAGATGATTCGAGTATGCGTCGGCTTCTTAAAACGTGTTGACGAGACCTTCTCCAGGCGCCTCATATCGTCGACGAGGCCAGAGGCCAGAGGTGAGTCGTCGCTAGCAAAGCGGTCCAGGCTCGTGCCTGAAGCGGAGGCACTTGACCGAGCGCTTGCGGCCTTCTTTCGCGGATCGCTCATATCACCATCCTTAGTCGTGCACCTAAGTCTACCTAGTAGCTGCGAGCGAGTGCTCTTCCACTACACAGCCACAGCGAAAGTGCTACACGACCCCGGCGAAAATGACGGTAGAGATCCTCATCGTGAAACCGGCCGGACCCGGACGTACGCGCCGCGTGCGGATGTTTGCACATGGATTCTGCCAGTTCGTGTGACGGGGGCAGTTCGTGTGACGGGGCGGGGCATCTGCACGGGTGGGTTTCTCCCGCTGGCGGGGCGAACTTTCGCGCCATTCAAGTCGAAAGTAGCCACGCGCTGCGACAGGGCAGCCATCTCACTTCACCGGAATCGGTACGCCTCCTCGTAAGGGGTATCGGGTAGCGCAAGCCCTTGAGGCGTGATTCCGTCGAACACATGCCGTGCGAGCAGTCGCAGCCTGTCGTACTTAGTGCGTTGGCGTGTGGCCTGGTTTGGCGTGTGGTCCGGCTTGGGATCAGCTGTAGCTTGGTGTGCGGTCTGGCTTGGCGCCGCCTCCGGCTTGGCACGCGCTCTCGCTTCAATCACACGACACTATCAAAGCGCGTGATTATCATACAGTTTATTTCGCGTCCTCGGGCGATGAGATGTGTTGGCTACCATCAAACAGTAGGAAATGCTCACTACTGCCGAACAAACAGGTCGGGCCCGTAGACCACTCCGCAATCCACAATTCCAACCCATCCGTTCCGATGTAACAACGGACCAGCGGTTGGGTAGAGCAACACCTTGACG encodes:
- a CDS encoding ATP-binding protein, encoding MTDEELRDHVARIRRLGADDARVEAKAAVRDIPKGIWESVSAFANTEGGLIILGLDESQSFAPANGFNAARIENALIAGLDNAERANPKVLPVPQYQVDRAEIDGAQVVWARIEPLSATPDRPAPCHVVAQGLERGSYKRVGDADKHLTTYEVHLLRTRHVNDHADRTPVDGHTFNDLDPDLVSRTIERVQASGSRALAGVAPDDHVSALQRLNALTDDGTPTLAGYLALGIYPQQEYPQLTIDVAVHPGIAKSQDPTVRFLDRRNCDGPLPQAIDDAVHTVVRNLRTRRIVEGTRGTDVPEIPEDVLREAIANAAMHRDYSHFVTGQQVAVNVYADRVEVINPGGFWGDRTKENVTDGHSASRNGDLARLLTVVPMPGNRSTVCENQGSGVIRMVNEMRAHGLPTPDYSASTIDHVVVRLDRFGLMDPETEEWLRTLPGHSDFSRDHDAALALARRNGSVSVVDLRDNLGLDSDDCRSVFAQLVADGLLIGMNDGPYTLADQSRNVEATGTQLAVLAVLSEDEALSIRDIAKATGKTLTALRPVLRELVESGLVVATAPPTSRSRKYLLATS
- a CDS encoding MFS transporter, encoding MADSSTFYSRSPKALYIAAGLSGAVAFADFLFGAVYVTLLLGRAISPSLLGTMFAVSTGLSIVLEAPSGALADRYGHRRLLSIGLVVWGSSLILLATATSHIVTLAALILWTCGMALQSGTIAPLVINRTAQDQRERLIQTLMRWTQTAHWLCSALGAATVYVVGTVLDTKSIVFAAGCVLLTLACIAHIAFRESTAKSPQTVWSSLKESFGWVLSPIVRPLVLASAASSLGMTVIVVTWQPVLSPQGDVRLNGLILIGLTAAAALGSWLPKPLAISPKNQTIVGLGLIAGGLAAGSVTVPLVGYLFAEFGLGLTLTASGAWQQLSFTDSQRNTQYSTIASIGLVAALVANTLLGWLWDSIGLANAIRWLAAMIVVLALATIYAPTPRTDTTQVSQ
- a CDS encoding thioredoxin family protein — translated: MGINQDVGAGQQPNIVQHPDAIESVDTNESTDSARHASLASGTSHATAYTLVFFTAAWCDPAIPMRVIFDETLRDLARLRPAAQLSGVVVDVDDEEHRRKEGQPGTSAVSDELLDSIDMLPTIMLLTDAGERERFVGQLPKLTIRERLLAILDA
- a CDS encoding PLP-dependent aminotransferase family protein, with product MSTTGQTNTQNHAGESRAAAAGTRLDPWYNAYADRALGMKQSEVRSLFAVANRPEVVSLAGGMPNIVGLPLDFLADMSARIIRERGTKLLQYSGGQGEEELREMIADVMRPDGVRGHPDDITVTTGSQQALDLISEIFLNPGDVVLAEAPSYVGALGTFRAYQANIVHVAIDENGLIPEALEETMRELEAQGKPMKFLYVIPNFHNPAGVCLSAERRPQIVDICRRHHVLIVEDNPYGLLGFAGDPLPALYSYNPDGVVYLGTFSKTFAPGYRVGWALAPTAVTSRLVLANENAVLCPSTFSQLSIAEYLRTYDWYQQVKEYREMYHERGQAMQRALSTHLPMCSWTEPEGGFYTWVKLPEGLDAQAMLPRAVKNLVAYVSGTAFYANGEGHDHMRLSFCYPTPEQIEEGVRRLALVIEGERELVDMFGIQGRREQQGA
- a CDS encoding D-alanine--D-alanine ligase produces the protein MTQPLTVAILAGGLTHEREVSMHSGRRVAAVLREAGVQVKLLDVDSTLLQRLESMSPDVVWPLVHGSTGEDGSLQNLLELVGVPYVGSDPMGCRLASDKAVASSILGKAGLQVPDSVDIPQALFRDVGVNPMLDLLGERFGFPLVVKPSPGGSGLGVTIVESAAQLPRAMVDCFAYGENAHIEQYISGREVAVAVIDVADEDTHGPQALPAVEIVTDGLYDYDARYNAGRVEYFVPARLSDDDARTVGGAAETVHSTLGLRDYSRTDIIFDGETPWILDVNVAPGMTETSLFPQAVAAAAKQEGTTVDSFYLRILETAAKRI
- a CDS encoding ParB/RepB/Spo0J family partition protein, translated to MAERRRGLGRGIGALIPEEQQENKDRPIDVFFGSRVPRAEGVGGGKSAQSNEAGASNPTAQNTEETSDVGATLSDSGAPTPSASSGGKKAARGKRTTGAEKTTGTEKTAGTEKTAGTEKTAGTEKTAGTEKTAGTEKTAGTEKTKGTNEETPATSTAPDAASYLPDGAFSAEDSSLIDDASLTDYASSTEGGSPAEDTPSTADAFLTDDTSFTEGGSPTADASPIDDNEALVAVPGATFAELPVEQIIPNTRQPRTVFDEDELSELADSIKEVGVLQPIIVRRLIEPVENAPQARYELIMGERRWRATELAGLDNVPAIVRDTADEDLLRDALLENLHRVQLNPLEEAAAYQQLLDDFNCTQEELSRRIARSRPQISNTLRLLKLPPLVQRRVAAQVLSAGHARALLGLADPAAMERLAQRIVAEGLSVRQVEEIVALGDEPVATPSRSRGRAKRYAPELGELSSRLADRFDTRVKVDMGQRKGTIRIEFASIEDLNRILVVMAPGDDGVLPRDAAANDAADTDAAGAGAQAGAAGAQPRAAGVYATDVEDTRTVDGVERGGQGAAELDGAPGAYSAADSGVELTAPEHYTID
- a CDS encoding ParA family protein — its product is MSDPRKKAASARSSASASGTSLDRFASDDSPLASGLVDDMRRLEKVSSTRFKKPTHTRIISVANQKGGVGKTTTAVNLAVALASGGLQVLVIDDDPQSNASTALGLTNIEERPSLYEVLRGEHSLVSILQQVEQVPNLYVAPSSLKLSLIDMELADAPDRQVRLRNAIQEALLTLDEINRHIDYVLIDCPPSMSLLPINALVAANEVLIPVQCEYYALEGLTQLLRTIESARTTANPDLTVSTILLTMYAKSTNLSSEVAANVREFFPTQTLDTEIPRSVRIAESPSYGETVITYAPRSSGAIAYLAAAQELAERAE